The genomic DNA AGCAGGATGGCGCCGCCGCGGTCGCCGCGGCGCGGATCGTCGCTGGCCGCCTGCAGCGCCATGAAGCCCAGGTACAGGAACAGCAGGATCAGTTCCGAGGTCAGGCGCGCGTCCCACACCCACCAGGCGCCCCAGGTCGGCTTGCCCCACAGCGCGCCGGTCCACAGCGTCAGGAACGTGAACAGGGCACCGGTGGGCGCCAGCGCCCGCATCATCATGAACGACAGCCGCGTCTGCAGGATCAGGCCGAGCGCGGCGTACAGCGCCATCACCAGGTACAGGAACATCGACATCCAGGCCGCCGCCACGTGGATGAAGAGGATGCGGTAGACCTCGCCCTGCTGGCTGTCGACCGGGGCCTTGACCAGGCCCACGTAGAGGCCGGCGGCGGCGAACAGCGCCGCGGCCAGCCCCAGCCACGGGATCAGCCTGCCGGCCAGAGGATAGAAGCGCTGCGGCGCGGCGTAGCGCAGCCAGCCGGGACGCGCGGGCGGGGTCGGCAGCAGGGTGAGATGCGGGGGCGAATGCATGATGGCCGGTCCTCAGTCCAACGCCACGCGCAGCGCGGCCGAGGCGCTCCACGGGCACAGCAGCAGCGCCAGGCACAGGCCGGCGCCCAGCAACGACAATTGCGGACCGGCGCCCAGGCCGGCGTGGACGGCCGCCACCGCGCCGCTGCCGAAGATCAGCACCGGCACGTACAGCGGCAGCACCAGCAGCGGCAGCAGCGCGCCGCCGCGCAGGCCCAGCGTCAGCGCCGCGCCCAGCCCGCCGACCAGCGCCAGCGTCGGCGTGCCCAGCAGCAGCGACAACGCCAGCACGCCGATGGCGCCCGGCGTCAGGCCGAACTGCAGCGCCAGCACCGGGCTGGCCAGGATCAGCGGCAGGCAGCTGCTGAACCAGTGCGCGGCCAGCTTGGTGGCCACCAGCACGGGCAGGGGGTGCGGCGACACCAGCAGCTGCTCCAGCGCGCCGTTGTCGTAGTCCTGGGCGAAGGGGCGTTGCAGCGTCAGCAGGATGCCGAGCAGGGCGCAGACCCACAGCACGCCCGGGCCAATGGCAGCCAGCAGCGCCGGGTCGGGGCCGATGGCCAGCGGGAACAGCGAACCCGCCACCACGAAGAACAGCGTCGCGCCCAGCGTTTCCGCCGGCCGCCTCCAGGCCAGCCGCAGTTCACGGCGCGCCAACTGCCACAGCGTTGCCAGCATCGGCGTAGTCGTCCATGTCCAGGGTTTGCGTGTCGGCCAAGGCCAGGTCCGGGGGGCGGTGCGAGGCCACCACGGCCAGGCCGCCGCCGGCCAGGTGCGCGGCCAGCGCCTGGTCCAGCAGCGCGAGGCTGGCGGCGTCCAGCCCCGCGTCGGGCTCGTCCAGCAGCCACAGCGGCTTGCGCGCCAGCACCGTGGCGGCCAGCGCCAGCCGTCGGCCCTGGCCTTGCGACAGGCGCGCCGCCGGCTGGTCGGCGCAGGCCTGCAGGCGCCAGGCGCGCAGCGCCGGGCCGGCGTCGACCGCGGGCGCGCCGGCGATCGCCAGCGCATAGCGCAGGTTGTCGGCCGCGCTCAGTTCGCCGCACAGCCCGTTGCCGTGCGACAGGAACGCCATCTGCGCATAGTAGGCGGCCGGATCGCGGCGGATGTCGCGGCCGCGCCATTGCACGCCGCCCGCCAGCGGCCGCAGCAGGCCGGCCAGCATGCGCAACAGGCTGGTCTTGCCGCTGCCGTTGGCGCCGCGCACCCGCAGCAGCTGGCCGGGAGCCAGCGCCAGGTCGATGGGGGCCGCCGCGCCGCGCCGGCCGACCAGACCGAGCGCGCGCAGGCCGGCGTCCGCCGCGGCGTTGGCGCTGTCCGCCCCGGCGCCGGCCAGGGCGGCGAAGGGTGGATCAGCGGGCCGCATGCGGGCTTTCCGTTCCGTTCAGGCCGGGCACCGACGACAGTTCGCCGGGCGGAATGTTGGGCAGCTTGTGGGCGATGCCCTTGTGGCAGTCGATGCAGGTCTTGCTCTTGTCGGCCAGGTAGGTCGAATGCATGTTCTGGGCGCGCACGCTCTGGCGCGTGAAATCCATGTAGTCGTAGTTGTGGCAGTTGCGGCATTCCAGCGAATCGTTGGCCTTGAAGCGGGCCCATTCGTGCCTGGCCAGCTCCAGCCGCTTGTCGACGAATTTCTCGCGCGTGTCGATGGTGCCGAAGATCTTGCCCCAGACCTCCTTGGACGCTTGCATCTTGCGGGCGATCTTGTCGGTCCAGTTGTGCGGCACGTGGCAGTCGGAACACAGGGCGCGCACGCCCGAGCGGTTGGTGAAGTGGATGGTGCCCTTGAGTTCGGCGTAGACGTTGTCGCGCATCTCGTGGCAGCCGGTGCAGAACTTCTCGGTGTTGGTGAATTCCATGGCGGTGTTGAAGGCGCCCCAGAACAGGATGCCGCCGATGAAGCCGCCCACCGTCAGGAAACCCAGGCTGAAGTGCACGCTGGGCCGGCGGATGATGTTCCAGTAGCGCTTGATGAGTTTGACCATGGCGGTTCCCCGTGCCTTACTTCTTGTCGGACGCCGGGGCGGTCAGGCGCTTGAGGATCACGTCGATGTCCTGGTAGGTGTTGGACACCAGCGGTTTGGCCTCGGCCTGCGGCACGTGGCACTGCACGCAGAAGTAGCGCCGCGGCGACACCTCGGCCAGCACGTTGCTGTCGCGATCCATGTAGTGAGTCACGCTCAGCGGCGGCGCCTGGGTCTCCTCGGTGTTGACGCGGGCGTGGCAGGCCAGGCAGCGGTTGAAGTTCTTGTCGATCTGGTAGCCGTCGATGCTGTGCGGGATGGTGGGCGGTTGCATCGAATAGGTGCGCATCCGCTTGATGTCCTTGTTCTCGATCGGGCTGATCAGCGGCGGGTCGGTCTCGTCGGCGATGGGCGTGGGGCCGCGCATCGGGTCCTGTACCTCGAACGGCGGCGCGGCCCAGGCCGCGATGCTACAGGCTGCGCACAATACGAAAGCGAGGGCGCGTCGATTCATGGCTGTCTCCGGTGCGTCAGACCTTGACGATCTTGACCGCGCACTTCTTGAAGTCGGTCTGGAACGAGATCGGGTCGGTGGCGTCCAGCGTGACCTTGTTGATCAGCTGGCCGGCATCGAACCACGGCACGAACACCAGGCCGCGCGGCGGCTTGTCGCGCCCGCGCGTTTCCAGCCGGGTGCGCATCTTGCCGCGCCGCGAGATGATCTCGACCTCGACCCCGCGCCGCAGGCCCATGGCCTGCGCGTCGTCCGGGTGCATGAAACAGACCGCGTTGGGAAAGGCCCGGTACAGCTCGGGCACCCGCCGCGTCATCGAGCCGGAGTGCCAGTGTTCCAGCACCCGTCCGGTCGACAGCCAGAACGGATACTCCTTGTCCGGCGATTCGGGGGGCGGCTCGTAGGGCAGGGCATAGATGATGGCGCGGCCGTCCGGGTTGCCGTAGAACTCGAAGCCGGCGCCCGGCTTGACGTACGGATCGCTGCCCTCGCGGTAGCGCCACAGCGTTTCCTTGCCCTTGACCACCGGCCAGCGCAATCCGCGCACCTCGTGGTAGGTGTCGAAGGGCGCCAGGTCGTGGCCGTGGCCGCGGCCGAATTCGGCATATTCCTCGAATAGCCCCTTCTGCGCATAGAAGCCGAAGGCATCGGCCTCCTGGTTGGCGTAGTCCTTGTCGCGCTCGGTGTTGGGATAGCGGTTGACCTTGCCGTTGGCGAACAGCACGTCGAACAGGGTCTTGTCGCGGTATTCGGGTTTCTTGGCCAGCAGGTCGGCCGGCCAGACTTCCTCGACCTTGAAGCGCTTGGAAAACTCCATCAGCTGCCACAGGTCGGAACGCGCCTGGCCCGGCGCGTTGACCAACTGGTGCCAGAACTGCGTGCGGCGCTCGGCGTTGCCGTAGGCGCCTTCCTTCTCCACCCACATGGCGGCCGGCAGGATCAGGTCGGCCGAGATGGTGGTGACGGTCGGGTAGGCGTCGGACACGACAATGAAGTTGTCCGGATTGCGGTAGCCCGGCAGCCCCTCGTTCATCAGGTTGGCGGCCGCCTGCATGTTGTTGTTGACCATCACCCAGTAGGCGTTGATCTTGCCGTCTTTCAGCATGCGGTTCTGCAGCACCGCGTGCGCCCCGACCTTCTCCGGGATGGTGCCGGCCGGCAACTGCCAGATTTCCTCGGCGTGGGCGCGGTGCTTGGGATTGGTCACCACCAGGTCGGCCGGCAGCCGATGCGAGAACGTGCCAACCTCGCGCGCCGTGCCACAGGCCGAGGGCTGGCCGGTCAGCGAGAACGGGCTGTTGCCCGGCGTCGAGATCTTGCCGGTCAGCAGGTGGATGTTGTAGACCATGTTGTTGGCCCACACCCCGCGCGTGTGCTGGTTAAAGCCCATGGTCCAGAACGACGTCACCCGCAGCTTGGGGTCGGCGTACATTTCGGCCAGGTCCTGCAGCGACTTCTTCGGCACGCCCGTCAGCTTGGCGGTGTAGTCCAGGTCGTAGCGCGACACGAACTTGGCGAACTCGTCGAACGTCATCGGCTTGGAGCCGCCCGCGTCGTTGGCGTTCTTGGCCGCCTTCTGCAGCGGATGGTCGGGCCGCAGCCCGTAGCCGAT from Achromobacter xylosoxidans includes the following:
- the ccmC gene encoding heme ABC transporter permease CcmC, giving the protein MHSPPHLTLLPTPPARPGWLRYAAPQRFYPLAGRLIPWLGLAAALFAAAGLYVGLVKAPVDSQQGEVYRILFIHVAAAWMSMFLYLVMALYAALGLILQTRLSFMMMRALAPTGALFTFLTLWTGALWGKPTWGAWWVWDARLTSELILLFLYLGFMALQAASDDPRRGDRGGAILLLAGVVNVPIIYFSVRWWSTLHQGASINLTTAPSMARVMLAAMLLMVAAFWLYSAAASLARVRGIIAEREPASAEPPRERR
- the ccmB gene encoding heme exporter protein CcmB, which gives rise to MLATLWQLARRELRLAWRRPAETLGATLFFVVAGSLFPLAIGPDPALLAAIGPGVLWVCALLGILLTLQRPFAQDYDNGALEQLLVSPHPLPVLVATKLAAHWFSSCLPLILASPVLALQFGLTPGAIGVLALSLLLGTPTLALVGGLGAALTLGLRGGALLPLLVLPLYVPVLIFGSGAVAAVHAGLGAGPQLSLLGAGLCLALLLCPWSASAALRVALD
- the ccmA gene encoding heme ABC exporter ATP-binding protein CcmA, producing MRPADPPFAALAGAGADSANAAADAGLRALGLVGRRGAAAPIDLALAPGQLLRVRGANGSGKTSLLRMLAGLLRPLAGGVQWRGRDIRRDPAAYYAQMAFLSHGNGLCGELSAADNLRYALAIAGAPAVDAGPALRAWRLQACADQPAARLSQGQGRRLALAATVLARKPLWLLDEPDAGLDAASLALLDQALAAHLAGGGLAVVASHRPPDLALADTQTLDMDDYADAGNAVAVGAP
- a CDS encoding cytochrome c3 family protein, with translation MVKLIKRYWNIIRRPSVHFSLGFLTVGGFIGGILFWGAFNTAMEFTNTEKFCTGCHEMRDNVYAELKGTIHFTNRSGVRALCSDCHVPHNWTDKIARKMQASKEVWGKIFGTIDTREKFVDKRLELARHEWARFKANDSLECRNCHNYDYMDFTRQSVRAQNMHSTYLADKSKTCIDCHKGIAHKLPNIPPGELSSVPGLNGTESPHAAR
- a CDS encoding nitrate reductase cytochrome c-type subunit, which produces MNRRALAFVLCAACSIAAWAAPPFEVQDPMRGPTPIADETDPPLISPIENKDIKRMRTYSMQPPTIPHSIDGYQIDKNFNRCLACHARVNTEETQAPPLSVTHYMDRDSNVLAEVSPRRYFCVQCHVPQAEAKPLVSNTYQDIDVILKRLTAPASDKK
- the napA gene encoding periplasmic nitrate reductase subunit alpha; translated protein: MAMARRDFIKQSAAAAAATVAGIPVVGYTQNIVTESEAAKLKWSKAPCRFCGTGCGVNVAVKDNQVVATHGDFNAEVNKGLNCVKGYFLSKIMYGNDRLTQPLLRMKDGKYAKDGEFAPVSWDQAFDVMAEQFKRVLKDKGPEGVGMFGSGQWTVWEGYAALKLMKAGFRSNNLDPNARHCMASAAVGFMRTFGADEPMGCYDDIENADVFVLWGSNMAEMHPILWTRVTDRRLSAPKTKVAVLSTFEHRSYELADLTLTFTPQTDLAILNYIANHIIQTKRVNREFVDKHTVFREGNTDIGYGLRPDHPLQKAAKNANDAGGSKPMTFDEFAKFVSRYDLDYTAKLTGVPKKSLQDLAEMYADPKLRVTSFWTMGFNQHTRGVWANNMVYNIHLLTGKISTPGNSPFSLTGQPSACGTAREVGTFSHRLPADLVVTNPKHRAHAEEIWQLPAGTIPEKVGAHAVLQNRMLKDGKINAYWVMVNNNMQAAANLMNEGLPGYRNPDNFIVVSDAYPTVTTISADLILPAAMWVEKEGAYGNAERRTQFWHQLVNAPGQARSDLWQLMEFSKRFKVEEVWPADLLAKKPEYRDKTLFDVLFANGKVNRYPNTERDKDYANQEADAFGFYAQKGLFEEYAEFGRGHGHDLAPFDTYHEVRGLRWPVVKGKETLWRYREGSDPYVKPGAGFEFYGNPDGRAIIYALPYEPPPESPDKEYPFWLSTGRVLEHWHSGSMTRRVPELYRAFPNAVCFMHPDDAQAMGLRRGVEVEIISRRGKMRTRLETRGRDKPPRGLVFVPWFDAGQLINKVTLDATDPISFQTDFKKCAVKIVKV